The sequence TATTAAGATGGAACCTAACATGCCATCAATTGTATTAATGGTGAAATGTACATATAGCTAGATCAAGTATATAGTGTAAATCTCACCATTGTGTCCACCACAGATGTGTGAGTGAGGTTGTAGCCAGGTAGAATAGAGCTGTCAGCATTAATCAGCTCCTCTGCTAACTCGATGGCAGGCACCACTCCTGATGTGTCAAAACCTCCAGTAGGTCCAGAAGTGAACAGAGCATACCTTAGCTCTTGATTATGAGCAGCTCCAAGCATAGTTTCAATGAGAAGCACCAAAATATAAGCACCTTTGACAGCCATTATTTACAGATCgatcagccccacccctctttttGGAGAGGGAAACAAACTGTGTCACGACTTattctagcctcgaatccaggccggtctgcctggtctcgaggctagacttattaaaattaattatgattattattatgggaAATCAGCATGATAATATCTCAGCACaatgataaataattatgcaatggCAGTGCTAGAGCAAAAGCAAAAATCTAAAACTAGAAGTAGAAAGAAATATCTTCTTCGAAATCAGTCATGGTTCCATTGTCAGTTTTGGAACAGTTCTGGCCATTTGACAGATAGTCTGAATGACACGTTGGACAGGTCAATGTATTGTCATTCTGCATGGGAACATAATTGCCTCAAACACTCTCCTTCAATGCACACCTGACTACTAACCTTCAAAAGTGTTTCTAACTTTGCAATTCTCTCCTTCATTTGAGTCGTTGCATCTCCACTGACAAGGTTCTCGCTTGTTCCGTTAGTTTGTACTGAATTGTTTGTCTGATTCAACACAAAGTTTCCTTCTGGATCTCGATACAAGCTGATCATCTACAAATGAATGCAAATAGATTGTAATTGGACAAAAAAACTTCAAGCTAGATATTCTCTACATTTCTTCTACTATCTGACTATTATCAATGTCATTTACAGTCCCAATTGTAATAGCAGTACATATGCAtgcgtgcatgtatataatgtacaaTCTAGACAGACACGTACCCAAATGCAGTCATCTTTGTGAATATGaaaatgacaataattataccttagGAATGAAGATGAGAGCCAGGAAGAAAGTTGTCGCAATAAGTATACTTCCGCAGAAGATGGCCTCTTCTATGTTGATGAGATGATCAGGAATTAGAACGATACTTCCAATAAAGAGCAAAGAAATGCTTGAAATGTATATCGCTGCACTAATGTACTTGGAGTCGTTCAGCAGTTTGATCTTAACTTTACGTGTTTGAATAGCGAGGACAATTCCAATAATCTGAAGAATTGCTAGATACACAATCGTAAGTGTGAGATAGATTGTCTGAACAGATTCTGTATAGCATTGGTAAACCATTTCGCTTGTACTTTCACCAAGTTCCTGTGTGGTCAGAGTGAAATATATGATGAGATGATGATATCTAAAAATTAAGCATCAAGATTCAATCGACATCTCTCACTGTATGATTAGTAGTATATGGTtaaagagtgcaatatgggattttTAGCATGAGTAACAAGGCAAAGCCGAGTGCTGTatttgccattgcttgttgtgagttgctatatatatgcataatACCGATTCTCTGCAGTTTTAACCGTAGAATTATAGtttcactatatacacagctcTTGTACACTAAAGTCCGACGTTTTCTATTCCTTCTTGCTTAAGGTTGAATGTGTTTGCTTGCCTATAGCAACCTAAATTGAAGTGAAGAGATTAAAGCCGAGCGAAGAGATTCCAGACAAGAACTAGCTATGGAAGactaaaacataattatgctaaaaatGTATCTATGCAGGTGACCCGGGTTAGTCAGTCAGTTTGTTTAGATCTGTCattctgtgtattctgagtctgcttacctggttacaatagcactgtgtttgtaccatggatagtATCAACACAACAAGGGAATATTTTataatttggcagattttgatgttaaagcttcattgtcgaataaaagtgagcaaaatctaagaagcttgaacccTGCATATTGGGCTAGATGTACACGCGGCTTTGACTCGAGGCTGTAGACTAAACCCCAAATTAACGccaagggtttgcactttacttgttatctattattatagctatagaacttgctgcactataattatagtacagtaTTGTAAcaagagagctcacaagagtGTCCTGTCTTTTCTCGAGTAAGATCAAGATCAAAGCCTCCAAGTATAAACTAGTATTATAATAAACTCATTTCCGTATATAAATTTCAGTGTAAAAGAGTACAAAAACATGGAAATGAGATGAAATGCTAGTGGCTTCATAAGATAAATTTCTAGCATGCATAGCAGTGGGAAATGCAGTAGGAGGGTGCATACTGAGATCGCGTGACAGCGCGCCAAAAAATGGACGGCCCACACACAGAAAGCCACACCACCTTTTTTGCGCATGACAATGTTGCCGCAATCGTTAAACATGCAAAAACTAGCTTTCTTGTGCATGCTGCTACCGTTTATGAACAGCTCCCAGATAAACATTTTAAGTGCTTGAACCCTGAGCCCATAGCTGGATACGCCACTGCATAGATAAATTTCTAGCATATGTTTTAGTATCAGACCAGCAAACGTGACAAGTACAGTGCAGCACATATccgtatacagtagactctcgctattccggctctctgaagtacggccacctcgatataccggccatttggcttggcacggaatgctagctatatatgtttactgcacaaaactcaccctgaagtacggccactcgctattctgttTACCgtccagtgctggctgtcccaaacaaggttttcaatgtaattttataggtatattacggccggatatgacgttttgggtgtggtttagcaaataaaattggattataCTTAaatatccttcattatcctccagacaagaaccgcaaaagtagtcattagattcgaggtaaggtcattTTTAAGCCGCGGTTATTTCCTgagatacagccacctcgctattccggccaagctgcatggtcccaagggtgaccggattaacgagagtctactgtaaccATATTAGAAGGGGAAAAACCGTATACTTGGAGGTAAGATTTTGTCCACGAATGAGTTCAGCAAGATCTATAATCCTATAGCCTCACCCACTGCTATATAAAACTGCCTTTGTTACAGAATTATATCACTCCTTGTCTCCAACAGCAGGGTAGGTATTTTTATTTTCTATCGCAGTGCGACGCCACGATCGCACGATGTATAAAGGACTAGACATGTTcagccgcggccgttatttgAAAACAAGCCCTATGCAATGACGATGCAATATAGCCCGGATGTGATACAGGATTAATTGTACTGCTCATTGTACAATTATAGCATATGCAGTACATCATACGATGTCTATCATTACAACTTGCATTTCTTGAAAAGGTGTCTGTAGTGACATTTAGTGGATCTGGTATTGGTTGAAGCTGTGGCACTGTAACTTGCAGAACTGCTAGCACAACACCAATTCCAGATATGCCCATTACTATTAGCACCAGCTTCCAGTCGTTTAGTGTctgcattatataattatgtaaatgaGCGTTGCATGAGCGTTGCATGGTAATGCAAATACCTTTTTTCCAAGTGATGGGTTATGAAAAATGTAATAGACTCTCCCCATTTTGACCAGAATTGCTGAAAAAGCCAAGCTGATTCCGATTGTATTTATAGTAGAGGTAATCTGCGTAAAAATTATTTAATCAGTAAGAGGTCATCAAGATTAATTAcaaccaagagttcattaggaagagtacacaactccacttaaaaccgtAGTAGGCGTTTCTTCCAACCTACGTCACAACCTGCTGTTGTTATAAACTGTGACTTCAATttacaatgaataacatagtgatgattgtgataattatagtaggaaaggcaatgagtTACATAGCATAGTTACTTATTGCCTTTTCTGCTAGACTAAGTTGCGGTTACGTAGGTCAGACGGAACGCCTTTTGTgctacagtctattggagttgcgtactcttcctaatgaactcttgttacaacacatgtacaatataagtaattatgtgtacttGAAAATACTTACGAAACATCTCACTAAGGTCACAGTGTAGTCGGTGCTTGGCAACACTCTCAGATAGATGGAGATGTAATTACAGTAAGCTCCAACAATGATAAAGTAGTTTATGTTGGGACTGGTCAATTTCACAACTCTGTAATTGTGAGATGAACGTGTGTATGTGAAAACAATGCTTATTATAGATGTTTACAATAATGCAAACATAATTAAGCCTCTGTGTCAAAATAGACATGATGGCTATCACCTCTTTTTCCTTTGCGTGAAATTGAAGAGTAGACAGACCGTACAAAAGACGAGGCCAATAGCTGCCAATATGTAATAGGGAATCACGAGAGCTAAATTGTACGTGATAAACTGAGGCACTGGTCTACCATCTGGTGGGACTCCTCCTTCGGAACCTGCATATACGCATGAGCAATAAAATGCTCGATATGAAATGTATACTACAGCTTAATAATTATCGATTGCTTATTGCAAATACGATTCCCAACATTTGGGAATCTGTATAAAGTCCATGCAAGTATATACTATACACAACATATATAGGCATGGCTGATGGTCTTACTTGGAAATACAGTGATATTACTCTCTCCACTCTTGTAAAAAAATTCCTCATGGGAATCATTGATATTTTGGGTGAAGCTGAAATATACACGAGATATTACTGCTGACTCTTTGATTATTAAACGATACTGGAAAATGTCCACAATATTAACAACTCGAGATCCATCATTGTCAAACTGTACTGGCCCCTTTAAAAGGTGAGAGGGGTATATGTTTATAATTTAAAGGACGACACAGTTGCTATATTTTTTGTCTTACAGAGACTCCTACAAAGTTTGTTTTCTCCAGGTTCCACCTGATGATGCATCCCATGAGCTGATTGGAGTAGGTGAAGTTCTCCAGTGACACCACCTCCCACTCTACACCAGTCTCCTCAACAGTCCCTCCACACTGAGTCATGTTCAATATCTCCTCTCTTGTCAGACCAAGAACCATCTCATTGGTCTTGTTCAACGCGATAGCAAATGTCCAGAGTGCATCGTAAGCCACGGTTGCGAAAAAGGTGTACGTATAGTTATCTTGAGTATTGTTTGCAAGCCTTCTTTTATATAGAGAATCAAATTCCCTCGGTGTCTGTATTTGGAATAATTAATACCTCAGATTgaaatatcatgcatgcatgcagcttacCAAGCCAGTATCAGTTGTAGAATTCAGTTTATTCAGATTTGGCAGCAACTGAAGTGCAATGGATCTGTGCAGGGCCTCTGCTAGTTGGTCATCAGTACAGTTTGTTGGCTCTGGGTTCACCTCCTCTGTCCACCACCTGTCCTGGTACCAGCCGTAGGTCAACCACACATATTTGGGATAAGTGTACCCCCTCAAGTATGCCTGCATgatgtacataattgtattACATGCAAGGATTGATTCCATCATGCAATTTACCTCACAAATGATTTGTTTGCCAGTAGTTGAGTAGGTATTTACGAAGAAAACTCTATAATCCTCGTCTTCAAACTAAATTACAACAATTAAtgtgaacacataattatgactgtgcATGTCATGTCAACAGTGTCCGTCTATTACTTACAAAAAAATTTGCACCCAGTCCAGTCATAGGGAATGGAGATGAGATCATTCTGTTGGCCACCTCAATTCCTGCTTCTTCTAAAGGATCCTGCACTTGTGCCAATGTCTGCAAACAAAAAGGGCAAAAATGTTATTTACAGCTTCATGCAAGGCATATAGTGTAATGCATTTACCTCAGTAAACAAGTTCTCATCTTGAGTGATGAAGGCAATGCGTTTCCAGCCATACTCTTGAATGAGGCTGACTATGGCTGGAGTGAAGATTGTGTCAGAGGGGTAGGTACGGAAGAAGTTGGGGAAACTATCTCTGTTACTCAACTTGGACAATGATGAAGCATACGAAATCTGTATCAAatatagagtataattatacgtatcttGCCTGATCAGTTTCAAGAAGCAATAATCCTGTGTCATAAATAAGCAAAAACATTGATCAAAGCTGGTAAACATTGATCAAAGCTGGTAAACATCTAAAATCGAGACAATTTGACTAGTATAGATCTCTGTAATATCATACTGCTATACAATACCTATTGCATGACAGTAATCACGCCAGAAAAATATACCTGTGAGATACTGTTGTGGTGAATGATCTCTGCCACAGGAGTAGAGGCCACTGAGCAGCCACAGCCCAGGAGACCAAGCACAGTCGGGTGGGGTGGAGAAATGGCATCAAAGTATTCATTCAGTGACACAGTTCTATCACACTGCAATAGTTTTTGTGAGATGCATTTTAGTATAGCTACCAGTATTAAGATGGAACCTAACATGCCATCAATTGTAATGGTGaaatgtatacgtatagcTAGATCAAGTGTAAATTTCACCATTGTATCCACCACAGGTGTGTGAGTGAGGTTGTAGCCAGGTAGAATAGAGCTGTCAGCATTAATCAGCTCCTCTGCTAACTCGATGGCAGGCACCACTCCTGATGAGTCAAAACTTCCAGTAGGTCCAGAAGTGAACAGAGCATACCTTAGCTCTTGATTGTGAGCAGCTCCAAGCATAGTTTCAATGAGAAGCACCAAAATATAAGCACCTTTGACAGCCATTATTGACAGATGgatcagccccacccctctttttGGAGAGGGAAACAAACTGTGGTCATGACTTattctagcctcgaatccaggccaaTTAAAATTAGTctgcctggtctcgaggctagactTATTCTTGCcaaaattatgattattattatgggaAATCAGCATGATAACATCTCAGcacaatgataataattatgcaatggCAGTGCTAGAGCAAAAGCAAAAATCTAAAACTAGAAGTAGAAAGAAATATCTTCTTCGAAATCAGTCATGGTTCCATTGTCAGTTTTGGAACAGTTCTGGCCATTAATTTTTGACAGATAGTCTGAATGACACTTTGGACAGGTCAATGTATTGTCATTCTGCATGGGAACATAACTGCCTCAAACACTCTCCTTCAATGCACACTTGACTACTAACCTTCAAAAGTGTTTCTAACTTTGCAATTCTCACCTTCATTTGAGTCGTTGCATCTCCACTGACAAGGTTCTCGCTTGTTCCGTTAGTTTGTACTGAATTGTTTGCCTGATTCAACACAAACTTTCCTTCTGGATCTCGATACAAGCTGATCATCTACAAATTAATGCAAATATTGGACAAAAAACTTCAAGCTAGATATTCTCTACATTTcttctactataattatctgaCTATTATCAATGTTATTTTAGAGTCCCAATTATAATAACAGTACATATGCATGCGTGTAGTCTATATACCAATGTGTACAATCTAGACAGACACGTACCCATATGCAGTCATCCTTGTGAATATGAAAATGATATTATACCTTAGGAATGAAGATGAGAGCCAGGAAGAAAGTTGTCGCAATAAGTATACTTCCGCAGTAGATGGCCTCTTCTATGTTGATGAGATGATCAGGAATTAGAACGATACTTCCAATAAAGAACAAAGCAATACTTGAAATGTAGATCACTGCAGCAATGTACTTGGAGTCGTTCAGCAGTTTGATCTTGATTTTGCGTGTTTGAATAGCGAGGACAATCCCGATAATT comes from Halichondria panicea chromosome 7, odHalPani1.1, whole genome shotgun sequence and encodes:
- the LOC135338721 gene encoding gamma-aminobutyric acid type B receptor subunit 2-like; this translates as MAVKGAYILVLLIETMLGAAHNQELRYALFTSGPTGSFDSSGVVPAIELAEELINADSSILPGYNLTHTPVVDTMCDRTVSLNEYFDAISPPHPTVLGLLGCGCSVASTPVAEIIHHNSISQISYASSLSKLSNRDSFPNFFRTYPSDTIFTPAIVSLIQEYGWKRIAFITQDENLFTETLAQVQDPLEEAGIEVANRMISSPFPMTGLGANFFFEDEDYRVFFVNTYSTTGKQIICEAYLRGYTYPKYVWLTYGWYQDRWWTEEVNPEPTNCTDDQLAEALHRSIALQLLPNLNKLNSTTDTGLTPREFDSLYKRRLANNTQDNYTYTFFATVAYDALWTFAIALNKTNEMVLGLTREEILNMTQCGGTVEETGVEWEVVSLENFTYSNQLMGCIIRWNLEKTNFVGVSGPVQFDNDGSRVVNIVDIFQYRLIIKESAVISRVYFSFTQNINDSHEEFFYKSGESNITVFPSSEGGVPPDGRPVPQFITYNLALVIPYYILAAIGLVFCTVCLLFNFTQRKKRVVKLTSPNINYFIIVGAYCNYISIYLRVLPSTDYTVTLVRCFITSTINTIGISLAFSAILVKMGRVYYIFHNPSLGKKTLNDWKLVLIVMGISGIGVVLAVLQVTVPQLQPIPDPLNVTTDTFSRNELGESTSEMVYQCYTESVQTIYLTLTIVYLAILQIIGIVLAIQTRKVKIKLLNDSKYISAAIYISSISLLFIGSIVLIPDHLINIEEAIFCGSILIATTFFLALIFIPKMISLYRDPEGNFVLNQTNNSVQTNGTSENLVSGDATTQMKERIAKLETLLKNDNTLTCPTCHSDYLSNGQNCSKTDNGTMTDFEEDISFYF